A window of Bacillota bacterium genomic DNA:
CGGAACGGCACGGTCGGGGAGACCGGCGTGACCAGCACGTCGGCCGAGCGGAACGCCTCCTCAAAGTCGCGGCGGATGAGGGTGCGCACCTTCTGCGCCTTGAGGTAGAACGCCTCGTAGTAGCCGGCGCTGAGTGCGTACGTGCCGAGCATGATGCGCCGCTTCACTTCGGGCCCGAACCCGTCCCGGCGCGTCCGGGAGAACTGGGCGATGATGTCCTCGCCCGGCGTCCGCAGCCCGTAGCGGACACCGTCGTAGCGGGCCAGGTTGGAGCTCGCCTCAGAAGGCGCAATGAGGTAGTAGACCGGGAGCGCGTAATCGAGATGCGGCATGTGCGCCTCGACCACCTCGGCGCCCTCGCGCTCCAGCCTCCGCACCGCCGAAAGCACCGCCTCCCGGATGGCGGGCGACAGCCCCTCGCCGAAGTACTCGGGGGCCAGGCCAAGCTTCAGGCCCCGGACGCCCTTCTCCACCTCTTCCAGGACGGGGCCGACCGGCCTGGGCGCCGATGTGGAATCCAGAGGGTCGTGCCCGGCAATCGCCTGGAAGACCAGGGCGGCGTCCCGCACCGTGCGGGTCAGCGGGCCGACCTGGTCGAGAGACGAGGCAAATGCGATGAGCCCGTACCGGGAGACGGTGCCGTAGGTGGGCTTGAGCCCCACCGTCCCGCAGTAGGCGGCCGGCAGCCTCACGGAGCCTCCCGTGTCGGAACCCAGCGAGAAGACCGCCTCCCCCGCCGCCACCGCGGCCGCCGAACCCCCGCTCGACCCGCCGGGCACCCGCTCCAGGTCCCAGGGGTTGCGGGTGACGCCGAACGCCGAGTTCTCCGTGGAAGATCCCATGGCGAACTCGTCCATGTTGACCTTGCCCAGCATGACCGCGCCGGCGCCATCCAGGCGCTCGACCACCGTTGCCGAGTAAGGCGGCACGAAGTGCTCCAGGATCCGCGAGCCGCACGTGGTGCGGACGCCTCGGGTACACAGCACGTCCTTGCACGCCCACGGGATGCCCAGCAGCGACAGTTCGGCGGGCTGGGGCGGCGACGAGGCCCGGCCGGTGCTCGCCGCCTTCCGGTGATCGGCCAGCTTCCTGTCGGCTTCGGCGGCCTGTTCCAGCGCCCGGTCTGCCACCACCGTCAGGTAGGCGTGGATGGCCGGGTCGACGCGCTCGATCTGGCGCAGGTGCGCCTCGGCCAGCTCCCGGGCCGTGATCTCCCCCTGCCAGAGAAGCGCGGACAGCTCCTCGATGGACGCAAACAAAAGCTCGCGCAGATCGCTCATACGCCCGGTTCCCTCTTCATGTCTCTTCGATGATGCGGGGCACCTTGAACATGTGGTTTTCCTGATCGGGGGCGTTGTGAAGCACCTGCTCGCGGGGAAGCGACGGCCGCACCTCGTCCGGGCGCATGACGTTGTGCAGCGGCAGGGGGTAGAAGGTCGGGTCGACCCCCTCCGTGTTGAGTTCCTGAAGGCGCGCCGCTGCCCGCAGGATGTCGTCGAGCTGTTCTGCGAAGCGCTGCACTTCCTCGTCGCCGAGCGCCAGGCGGGCCAGGCGGGCGACGTGCCGCACCTCATCCGGCGTGATGGCCGCCATCGCTTGACACGACCCCCACTCCTGCTTCTTCCAGCATTCGGTAAAACGTAGGCTCGTCGAGGACGGGTACGCCAAGCTCCCGGGCTTTGTCCAGCTTGGAGCCGGGCGACTCCCCGACCACCAGGAAGTCCGTCTTGGAACTGACCGATCCGCTCACCTGGGCGCCCAGCGACGAAAGCAACTCCTCGGCCTCCCGGCGGGAGTAGCGGGAGAGCGTGCCGGTCACCACCACTCGCTTGCCGGCGAACGGCGACGAGGGCGGCGGCTGGGAAGCCACCCGCCCCTCCGCGGTTACGACGCCAAGCTGCCGGAGCTCGTCGACGAGGCGCAAATTGGCCGGTTCGTCGAAGAACTCCCGGATGCTGCGCGCCACCACCCCGCCCACGTCCGGCACCTGCATGAGTTCCTCGAGGGAGGCCTTCGCCACGGCGTCGATATCGCCAAAGTGGCGCGCCAGGTCCCGGGCCGTCCCCTCGCCCACGTGGCGGATGCCCAGGGCGTAGAGGAGCCGTGCCAGCCCTCGCCCTTTGCTCTCCTGGATGGCGTTCACCACGTTCTGCGCCGACTTGGGGCCCATGCGCTCGAGCTCGGCAAGCTGCGGCGCCGTGAGCCGGTAGAGGTCGGCCGGGCTCTTCACCAGCCCTTTTTCCACGAGCTGCGTCACCAGGGCCGGGCCCACGCCCTCGATGTCCATGGCGTCCCGCGAAGCGTAGTGGATCAGGCCCTCCACCAGTTGCGCCCGGCACTGGCGGTTGA
This region includes:
- the gatA gene encoding Asp-tRNA(Asn)/Glu-tRNA(Gln) amidotransferase subunit GatA, which encodes MSDLRELLFASIEELSALLWQGEITARELAEAHLRQIERVDPAIHAYLTVVADRALEQAAEADRKLADHRKAASTGRASSPPQPAELSLLGIPWACKDVLCTRGVRTTCGSRILEHFVPPYSATVVERLDGAGAVMLGKVNMDEFAMGSSTENSAFGVTRNPWDLERVPGGSSGGSAAAVAAGEAVFSLGSDTGGSVRLPAAYCGTVGLKPTYGTVSRYGLIAFASSLDQVGPLTRTVRDAALVFQAIAGHDPLDSTSAPRPVGPVLEEVEKGVRGLKLGLAPEYFGEGLSPAIREAVLSAVRRLEREGAEVVEAHMPHLDYALPVYYLIAPSEASSNLARYDGVRYGLRTPGEDIIAQFSRTRRDGFGPEVKRRIMLGTYALSAGYYEAFYLKAQKVRTLIRRDFEEAFRSADVLVTPVSPTVPFRLGEKVEDPLQMYLTDIYTLSVNLAGLPGVSVPCGFSPETLPIGLQVIGPAFSEGRVLRVARAVERTVGAELTSGRRPAVAVNGR
- the gatC gene encoding Asp-tRNA(Asn)/Glu-tRNA(Gln) amidotransferase subunit GatC, with amino-acid sequence MAAITPDEVRHVARLARLALGDEEVQRFAEQLDDILRAAARLQELNTEGVDPTFYPLPLHNVMRPDEVRPSLPREQVLHNAPDQENHMFKVPRIIEET